A single genomic interval of Chitinophagales bacterium harbors:
- a CDS encoding ATP-binding cassette domain-containing protein encodes MGNKALEVKGVSKKYKDSFAVNDLSFDIERGRIFGLLGPNGAGKTTLLRMITGISVPDSGEIYVQGQKTDLVSNAKFIGYMPEERGLYKKMRAEEQAIYLAQLKGLSKTEAREKVNYWFDKLDMTSWKNKTVEEVSKGMGQKLQFVCTVIHQPSLIILDEPFSGLDPLNADIIKNEIYELAHQGATIIFSTHRMEQVEEICQQIVLMNKGKLLLNNSVQNAKKLFQKGEYILTGEGLSGMELSTDNYTATCINENEYKLELKPDKRIQDIFPYLQQENMSIHKLELASPSLHEIFIELVKGDK; translated from the coding sequence ATGGGAAATAAAGCGCTAGAGGTAAAAGGTGTTTCTAAGAAATATAAAGACAGTTTTGCTGTTAACGACCTTAGTTTCGATATAGAGCGAGGAAGGATTTTTGGATTATTAGGACCAAATGGTGCTGGTAAAACTACTTTATTACGTATGATTACCGGAATTTCTGTACCTGATAGTGGAGAAATTTATGTCCAAGGTCAAAAAACGGACTTGGTTTCCAATGCAAAGTTTATAGGCTATATGCCTGAGGAACGTGGGCTTTATAAGAAAATGCGTGCAGAAGAACAGGCGATATATCTCGCTCAACTCAAAGGTTTATCGAAAACAGAAGCTCGAGAGAAAGTGAATTACTGGTTTGACAAACTAGATATGACTAGCTGGAAAAATAAGACCGTAGAAGAAGTGAGCAAAGGCATGGGACAAAAACTACAATTTGTCTGCACCGTGATCCATCAGCCTTCACTCATTATTCTCGACGAGCCGTTCTCTGGTCTAGATCCATTGAATGCAGATATCATTAAAAATGAAATCTATGAACTAGCTCATCAAGGGGCTACTATTATTTTTAGCACGCATAGAATGGAGCAGGTGGAAGAAATTTGCCAGCAAATCGTCTTGATGAACAAAGGCAAATTACTTCTAAACAATAGTGTTCAAAATGCTAAAAAACTATTTCAGAAAGGAGAATATATCCTGACTGGAGAGGGTTTATCTGGTATGGAACTTAGTACTGACAATTATACTGCTACCTGCATCAACGAAAACGAATACAAACTAGAACTAAAACCAGACAAGCGCATACAAGATATTTTCCCTTATCTCCAGCAAGAAAACATGTCTATTCATAAGTTAGAATTGGCAAGTCCTTCCCTGCATGAGATATTTATAGAATTGGTTAAAGGAGACAAATAA
- a CDS encoding ABC transporter permease: MKKIFLIAIRDFLVRIRNKTFLISTLLLPIGIILFYGAIFLFSSTDTDTHRIGVIDTQKTIFPLLKNEDNFEFRSLDKLINADEKLEDKDKLDAILVVPDNTDSLLLGKFEVMTYTKVGLLTKNKLESILQNIIETKRFEGKSIDMKTIEEVKKEIQPVYKSVTGGEENEVKEGIAYGLSFGLGIMMYVILTIYGAQVMRGVMEEKTNRIVEIIISSVKPFELLLGKILGIAMVSFLQLTVWGIFMLIINLVMGIVLGVKQLQTMPEGLPSGMSAATISQNPELISAFQNIQSIDFLPIFLIFLFYFIFGFLLYASMFAAVGASVGDDPQDVQSLMMPIMMPIFLSFIFLSKSINNPNCTEAVAASMVPFTAPVVMISRVVFGIPDGVPHWQLLLSMAIMVLTTIFFIFLASRIYKTGILLYGKKVGWKEMLKWIFVK, from the coding sequence ATGAAAAAAATCTTCCTAATAGCTATTCGCGACTTTTTGGTTCGCATACGAAATAAGACCTTTCTTATCTCTACACTTCTATTGCCCATAGGTATTATCTTATTTTATGGAGCTATTTTCTTATTTAGTTCTACCGATACCGATACCCACCGCATAGGGGTCATAGATACCCAAAAGACCATTTTTCCGCTTCTGAAAAATGAAGATAATTTTGAATTCCGTTCTCTGGATAAACTCATTAATGCCGATGAGAAACTAGAGGACAAAGATAAATTGGATGCCATACTTGTAGTTCCTGACAATACGGATAGTTTATTGCTAGGTAAGTTTGAAGTTATGACCTATACCAAAGTAGGCTTACTGACTAAAAACAAACTAGAATCCATTTTGCAAAATATCATTGAGACCAAGCGATTTGAAGGCAAATCGATTGATATGAAAACGATAGAAGAGGTGAAGAAAGAAATTCAACCGGTGTATAAATCGGTGACGGGTGGCGAGGAAAATGAAGTCAAGGAAGGTATAGCTTATGGTTTAAGTTTCGGTCTGGGTATAATGATGTACGTTATACTCACTATCTATGGGGCTCAGGTCATGCGTGGAGTTATGGAAGAAAAAACGAATCGCATAGTAGAAATCATTATCAGTAGCGTGAAACCCTTTGAATTACTTTTGGGTAAAATACTTGGTATAGCTATGGTTAGTTTTTTACAACTCACTGTTTGGGGGATTTTTATGCTAATCATCAACTTGGTTATGGGTATAGTATTAGGTGTCAAGCAGCTACAAACTATGCCAGAAGGACTTCCTAGCGGCATGTCAGCAGCTACAATCTCACAAAATCCGGAATTGATTTCGGCATTTCAAAATATTCAATCTATAGATTTCCTTCCTATATTTTTGATCTTCTTGTTTTATTTCATTTTTGGTTTTCTGCTCTACGCTTCTATGTTTGCTGCGGTAGGAGCTTCCGTAGGTGATGATCCACAGGATGTGCAGTCCCTCATGATGCCTATCATGATGCCAATATTTTTATCATTTATATTTCTCAGCAAATCTATTAATAATCCTAACTGCACAGAAGCCGTGGCAGCTAGCATGGTGCCCTTCACTGCACCCGTAGTTATGATAAGCAGGGTGGTATTCGGCATACCCGATGGCGTGCCACATTGGCAGCTTTTGCTCTCTATGGCTATCATGGTTTTAACAACTATTTTCTTCATATTTTTAGCTTCAAGAATCTACAAAACAGGTATTTTGCTTTATGGTAAAAAAGTGGGTTGGAAAGAAATGTTGAAGTGGATATTTGTGAAGTAA
- a CDS encoding TonB-dependent receptor, whose amino-acid sequence MLSRLLPLISILCISITVKAQFQIQGKIISDKGSPLSNVTIALLRASDSQLVKTDLSNDKGAYLFPAIEKGEYFIQISKLGYDRKRIEKFILDKNTTLNLTLQESAKKLKEVSVVATKPLLEQRADKLIVNVANSPIAAGGTAQEILKKVPGVIVVQDKVTLAGSGDVQIWIDGKPSVYQDINAVLRNMPGDQIEKIELIRQPGAKYDAAGGPIINIVLKKNARLGLNGTAQLSLMGFQVNHADVNQGIKEYGRANPSLSLNYRSGSWNLFGGASYSRGSGFQAIQIARFIENTTFRSPSLIESNNEALNLRIGADYFLNKKTTLGVLFKGFKTNNQRFNNNLTNVFDAPSQAMTNSFFTNTNSNSDNQNLSANFNLKHLFDTTKDHSLNFDFDYARYELTMRDDIEIFQNNAPLVKSNSTQQINQPVQLVVAKLDYTLPLDSTMRLEMGAKTSFAQIDNDLRFYRGSTLSANESNQFLYKENISAAYTNFHKSWKKLEFNVGLRTENTIATGTTGTAELLNRNYLQWFPNASLLYKLNKQMGVQLAYTKRVNRPSFNQQNPFRRFIDSLTYQSGNPNLFPEVAHNGQLAIVYEGQPFISVEYNVTDDVIIDNAPKLEGNTTFTTADNLAKKYNWTLQANFPIKFGKIIDGYGGNQLIYNHYKAQYLGSTYDASRWHWLAYVGITAKLPKDYALEFNGFYITKFLEEFITINAMSGFDLAVSKTFWEKRGRLTLNFSDIFYGQKVNGLIEFNNIRAEFIQREFSQNLRLTFSYNFGNNKLLKQRNRKTGAEDENSRVKTEK is encoded by the coding sequence ATGCTCTCTAGATTATTGCCACTTATTTCTATATTATGTATTTCAATAACAGTCAAAGCTCAGTTTCAGATCCAAGGCAAGATAATTAGTGATAAAGGCAGCCCCCTATCCAATGTTACTATCGCTCTTTTGAGAGCCTCCGATTCTCAGCTGGTCAAGACGGATTTATCTAATGACAAAGGTGCTTATCTTTTTCCTGCTATCGAAAAGGGCGAATATTTTATCCAAATTTCTAAGTTAGGATATGATCGTAAACGAATAGAAAAATTTATCTTAGATAAAAACACTACACTCAACCTGACTCTTCAAGAATCTGCTAAAAAACTAAAAGAAGTAAGTGTAGTTGCTACCAAGCCCCTTCTTGAACAACGAGCTGATAAGCTCATAGTCAATGTAGCGAATAGCCCCATAGCGGCAGGAGGAACAGCTCAAGAGATTTTGAAAAAGGTGCCTGGGGTCATTGTAGTTCAGGATAAGGTAACGCTCGCTGGTAGCGGCGATGTACAAATATGGATCGATGGCAAGCCTTCGGTCTATCAAGATATTAATGCTGTGCTGCGCAATATGCCTGGAGACCAAATAGAAAAAATAGAACTCATCAGACAACCCGGAGCGAAATACGATGCAGCAGGTGGACCTATTATCAATATTGTATTGAAGAAAAATGCTCGACTGGGTCTCAATGGTACGGCACAGCTTTCACTCATGGGATTTCAGGTTAATCACGCAGATGTCAATCAAGGTATCAAAGAGTACGGTAGAGCCAATCCTTCCCTATCCTTGAATTATCGCAGCGGTTCGTGGAATTTATTTGGTGGTGCTTCTTATTCTCGTGGAAGTGGATTTCAAGCCATTCAAATTGCAAGATTTATTGAGAATACTACTTTTCGTTCGCCTAGTTTAATAGAATCAAATAATGAGGCTCTTAATTTGCGAATAGGAGCGGACTATTTCCTCAATAAGAAAACGACTCTTGGAGTGCTTTTCAAAGGATTTAAAACCAATAACCAACGTTTTAATAACAACCTGACCAATGTATTTGATGCGCCTAGTCAAGCAATGACCAACTCATTTTTCACCAACACAAATTCCAATTCAGATAATCAAAATCTGTCAGCAAATTTCAATTTAAAACATTTGTTCGATACTACGAAAGATCACAGCTTGAACTTCGATTTTGACTATGCTCGCTACGAACTCACTATGCGTGATGACATAGAAATATTTCAAAACAATGCACCTCTTGTTAAGTCAAACTCTACACAACAAATCAATCAGCCAGTGCAGCTTGTTGTAGCTAAATTAGACTACACCTTGCCTCTGGACTCTACTATGCGATTGGAAATGGGAGCTAAAACGAGCTTTGCTCAAATCGATAATGACTTGCGATTTTATCGCGGTTCGACCCTATCTGCTAATGAATCCAATCAATTTCTCTATAAAGAAAACATTAGCGCTGCTTATACCAATTTTCATAAGTCATGGAAAAAACTTGAATTCAATGTAGGTTTGAGAACAGAAAATACGATCGCTACAGGCACTACTGGGACAGCGGAACTCTTAAATCGAAATTATCTACAATGGTTTCCCAATGCTAGTTTACTCTATAAACTAAATAAACAAATGGGCGTACAACTAGCCTATACTAAGCGAGTCAACCGTCCAAGCTTTAATCAGCAAAATCCGTTTCGTCGATTTATTGACTCATTAACTTATCAGAGCGGTAATCCTAATCTATTCCCCGAAGTAGCTCATAATGGTCAATTAGCAATAGTATATGAAGGGCAACCCTTTATCAGTGTGGAATATAATGTTACGGACGATGTCATTATCGACAACGCTCCCAAATTAGAAGGTAATACGACCTTTACTACTGCGGATAATCTCGCAAAAAAATACAATTGGACTTTGCAAGCCAATTTCCCAATAAAATTCGGAAAAATTATAGACGGCTATGGCGGAAATCAACTCATTTACAACCACTACAAAGCACAATACCTTGGTAGCACTTATGATGCTTCTAGATGGCACTGGTTGGCTTATGTAGGAATTACTGCGAAACTACCTAAAGACTATGCTTTAGAATTTAATGGTTTTTATATTACAAAATTTCTCGAAGAATTTATTACTATCAATGCTATGAGTGGCTTCGATCTTGCAGTATCAAAAACCTTTTGGGAAAAGCGTGGACGACTGACTCTGAATTTTAGCGATATTTTCTATGGACAAAAAGTCAATGGTCTTATCGAATTCAATAATATTCGAGCAGAATTTATACAACGAGAATTTTCACAAAACCTTCGATTGACCTTTAGCTATAATTTTGGCAATAATAAACTCCTCAAGCAGCGCAATAGAAAAACGGGGGCGGAAGATGAAAACTCGAGAGTGAAGACAGAGAAGTAA
- a CDS encoding response regulator transcription factor produces the protein MNRLTAIIIDDEKNSANALKLSIEEFENSVDVIKVCHTAKDALDYLQEHSPDIIFLDIEMPKMNGFDLLDRLNGNLKSHIIFTTAYNQYAIQAIEHNALDYLLKPVDINKLHKSIEKVKNKMERKQQVFQSKSRHSAAHNKIYIPTAEGITFLDIEDIIRCESDNNYTMIYTKNHQRIMISKTLGDVEIMLEPYAIFCRIHQSHIVNTKCIIKYLKQDGGAVELIDGSIVEISRRKKDEFLKKMGL, from the coding sequence ATGAATAGATTAACTGCCATTATTATAGATGATGAAAAAAACAGCGCCAACGCATTGAAGCTGTCAATTGAAGAGTTTGAAAACTCTGTAGATGTTATTAAGGTTTGTCATACGGCTAAAGATGCCTTAGACTATTTACAAGAACACTCTCCAGATATCATATTCCTTGATATTGAAATGCCTAAAATGAACGGATTTGATCTACTCGATAGGTTGAATGGAAATCTCAAATCGCATATAATTTTTACCACAGCCTATAATCAATATGCTATACAAGCGATTGAACATAATGCTCTGGACTATTTGCTTAAGCCAGTAGATATTAATAAACTTCACAAGTCTATAGAAAAAGTAAAAAATAAGATGGAACGAAAACAACAAGTTTTTCAATCTAAAAGTAGACATTCTGCGGCACATAATAAAATCTATATTCCCACTGCAGAGGGTATTACTTTCTTAGATATCGAAGATATCATTCGATGTGAAAGCGATAATAACTACACTATGATCTACACTAAAAATCATCAGAGGATTATGATTTCCAAAACATTGGGTGATGTAGAAATTATGCTTGAACCTTATGCGATTTTCTGCAGAATACATCAATCACATATAGTTAATACGAAGTGTATTATTAAATATCTCAAGCAAGATGGTGGCGCTGTAGAACTTATTGACGGATCAATTGTAGAGATTAGTCGCAGAAAGAAAGACGAATTTCTTAAAAAGATGGGGCTATAG
- a CDS encoding histidine kinase has translation MLRRFYIIHLFCFLLFPHWVFSQDLNTYNFSHLGIEDGLSDPYIKCIFQDHLGFMWIGTERGINKYNGKDIEVFLVDHSKEIPLSGIMDIKEDKNRELWVVTENKLLKFDRTTNRFFAPKAIKDRFFFNSILISKSNTIWIPSIGSLLKLKLDSISQITKIDSVIIPDIEIRDLTEDKNGIIWLVTEGNGYFSFNPQTKKLTSYNFVLDKKKNVPLRMARTLSDGTVLLGGYAYGMILIDPVSGKHYHEYFQKTRAYALYNLGIRGVAEEKDKSGNLQLWLSTSNEGIIQYNLKTRKYQTINQLNKPEGLSDNFCRTIFRDRDGNIWVGTIFKGLDIIYKSNQKFKRYYTSEKFTGVEGNVVIAAVPDYQFDLNHTVWCLIYGGGLFRLNTQTYQWTKINIGFPPNTLYSQLCQVRNGKLVFTCKNNSVNYVGIYDPHSNSSKKLSFSRSYPNFNSFEFTSDMLPINDHLAWTGEMKNGIYEINTREGTISRIVDYTYGRIDGLLRINNQEVLFGGFDNDLYKINIITKKIDIIPNIGRLKIQYPSQFTISNSGKIAMSDRFQEIALIFNSDFSIHKELNKNTGLFNEEITACIYDSHENLYLPARSSLITLLNNGTIVRYGLETGWRSIYSLCKPKLYQQYIFTGGSEFVQIINTNDLNHKNLTKGKFVFENLKLADTVFYFSRHKSAMPNQFQYKNNSLQFQYSLLSYYGAKANTYSYRLLGSSPKWIELGNQNKLTLSNLPSGKYTLEIKAKDADGNEVSEILNYSFRIYPPWYFSWWFLSLCFIVTSLIIYKVYRYRIQAIRKEESLKNEMTEMHLSALRSQMNPHFIFNSLNSILNFVLQKDSKQAAYYLNQFASLMRNILDNSVQSKVSIHDEIELLHHYIRLEQLRFDNQFTYQINVEKSINPMEVKIPGMIIQPFVENAIWHGLLHREGKGTLELNFAIKDNKYCCLVTDDGIGRKASKQIKENNRNTYESRGMKITKDRLDALNKGEIKDCYYEIEDLEQGTRVTIYFGKIKN, from the coding sequence ATGTTAAGGCGATTTTATATTATTCATTTATTCTGTTTCCTTTTATTCCCTCATTGGGTGTTCTCGCAGGATCTAAATACATATAATTTTTCGCATTTAGGTATCGAGGATGGATTGTCTGACCCATATATCAAATGTATATTCCAAGATCATTTAGGATTTATGTGGATAGGGACAGAGCGGGGAATCAATAAGTATAATGGAAAAGATATAGAAGTGTTTCTCGTCGACCATAGCAAAGAAATTCCACTATCTGGTATCATGGATATCAAGGAAGACAAGAATCGGGAACTCTGGGTTGTAACAGAAAACAAATTATTAAAGTTTGATCGAACTACGAATAGATTCTTTGCTCCTAAAGCTATAAAGGATAGGTTTTTTTTCAATAGTATTTTAATCTCTAAATCTAATACAATCTGGATACCATCCATTGGATCATTACTTAAATTGAAACTTGATAGTATTAGTCAAATTACAAAAATAGATAGTGTCATAATTCCTGATATTGAAATTAGAGACCTCACCGAAGATAAGAATGGAATAATATGGCTAGTTACGGAGGGCAATGGATACTTTAGTTTTAATCCACAAACGAAGAAATTAACTTCGTATAATTTTGTGCTTGACAAAAAGAAAAATGTACCCTTGAGAATGGCTAGGACTCTTTCCGATGGTACAGTCTTACTGGGTGGATATGCCTATGGGATGATACTGATAGATCCAGTTTCTGGAAAGCACTATCATGAATATTTTCAAAAGACAAGAGCGTATGCACTTTATAATTTAGGCATTCGAGGTGTCGCTGAAGAGAAGGATAAAAGCGGAAACCTTCAGCTATGGCTCTCTACCAGCAACGAGGGTATTATTCAGTATAATTTGAAGACTCGCAAGTACCAAACGATTAATCAACTGAATAAACCCGAAGGTCTAAGTGATAATTTCTGTCGAACTATTTTTCGAGATAGAGATGGAAATATATGGGTAGGGACTATCTTTAAGGGTCTAGATATTATTTATAAATCAAATCAAAAATTTAAGCGTTACTATACTTCAGAAAAATTCACTGGAGTTGAAGGAAATGTTGTAATAGCTGCTGTTCCAGACTATCAATTTGACTTGAATCATACAGTTTGGTGCTTGATTTACGGAGGTGGACTATTTCGACTCAATACACAAACTTATCAGTGGACCAAAATAAATATTGGATTTCCGCCTAACACATTGTATAGTCAGCTATGTCAAGTGAGAAATGGAAAGCTAGTCTTTACTTGTAAAAATAATTCAGTGAATTACGTTGGAATCTATGATCCCCATTCTAATAGTAGTAAAAAACTTTCTTTTTCCCGATCATATCCTAACTTTAACTCATTTGAATTTACAAGTGATATGTTACCAATAAATGATCATTTAGCGTGGACAGGCGAAATGAAGAATGGTATTTATGAAATAAATACTCGTGAAGGTACAATAAGTCGCATTGTTGATTATACTTATGGTCGAATTGACGGTCTATTAAGAATCAATAATCAAGAAGTTCTATTTGGAGGTTTTGATAATGACTTGTATAAGATAAATATTATAACTAAGAAAATTGATATCATTCCTAATATTGGTCGTTTGAAAATTCAGTATCCTTCTCAATTTACGATTTCCAATTCCGGTAAAATTGCAATGAGTGATAGATTTCAAGAAATAGCATTAATATTTAACTCTGATTTTTCTATCCACAAAGAACTTAATAAAAATACAGGCTTATTCAATGAAGAGATAACTGCTTGTATTTATGATAGCCATGAAAACCTTTATCTACCAGCTAGAAGCAGTTTGATCACCTTGTTAAATAATGGTACAATTGTTAGGTATGGACTAGAAACCGGTTGGAGGTCAATTTATTCCTTATGCAAACCTAAGTTATACCAGCAATATATATTTACAGGAGGAAGTGAATTTGTTCAAATCATCAATACTAATGACCTAAATCATAAGAATCTAACGAAAGGAAAGTTCGTATTTGAAAATTTGAAGCTAGCGGATACAGTTTTCTATTTCTCTCGCCATAAATCAGCTATGCCTAATCAATTTCAATATAAGAACAACTCTCTTCAATTTCAATACAGTTTATTAAGTTATTATGGAGCCAAAGCTAACACCTATTCTTATCGATTGCTAGGATCTTCGCCCAAGTGGATTGAATTAGGCAATCAAAATAAATTGACATTATCTAATTTACCTTCTGGTAAATATACTTTAGAAATTAAGGCAAAAGATGCAGATGGTAATGAGGTGTCAGAAATTCTAAATTATAGTTTCCGTATTTATCCTCCATGGTACTTTTCCTGGTGGTTTTTGAGTTTATGTTTTATTGTAACTTCTTTAATTATATATAAAGTATATCGATATCGTATTCAAGCTATTCGAAAAGAAGAAAGCCTTAAGAATGAAATGACAGAAATGCACCTTAGCGCTCTTAGATCACAGATGAATCCTCATTTTATTTTTAACAGCCTAAATTCAATTTTAAATTTTGTCCTTCAAAAAGATAGTAAACAAGCTGCATATTATCTAAATCAATTTGCCAGCCTTATGCGAAATATTTTGGATAATTCTGTCCAATCAAAAGTTTCTATACATGACGAAATTGAATTGCTTCATCATTATATCCGGCTGGAACAACTTCGTTTCGATAATCAGTTTACATATCAAATTAATGTAGAAAAGTCTATTAACCCAATGGAAGTGAAAATTCCTGGTATGATTATACAGCCATTTGTAGAAAATGCAATATGGCACGGACTTCTGCATAGAGAAGGAAAAGGGACTCTTGAACTCAACTTTGCAATCAAAGATAATAAATATTGTTGTCTGGTAACTGATGATGGAATAGGACGTAAAGCGTCCAAACAGATAAAAGAAAATAATAGAAATACCTATGAAAGTCGTGGTATGAAAATTACTAAAGATCGGCTAGACGCTTTAAATAAAGGTGAAATAAAAGATTGTTATTATGAGATAGAAGACCTTGAACAGGGAACAAGAGTGACGATTTATTTTGGAAAAATTAAGAATTAG